A single Saccharolobus shibatae B12 DNA region contains:
- a CDS encoding DEAD/DEAH box helicase — protein MLDHLDQRLRKLIEEKKWIKLTRVQEMSYEPITNGYNTLIIAPTGYGKTEAAMFPILNRMLKEDVKPVTVIYITPLKALINDLLYRIDWWASRLGFLVNRKHGEVPQKEKNLRLKRIPHIIVTTPEGLEIDLDWASRFREHYKNVKWVIVDEIHELINSKRGTQLSILLERLKHFIGYDFQRIGLSATVSDENKVAQFLFGSSERKMKIIRLNDTRNFEIKINKIDNNNFTLWRNAAEKINQLIEKPTLVFTNSRFSTERLHEELEKLGNKEIYVHHSSVSRDLKNLAEGELRNGNAKAVVCTKTLELGIHVGDIKKVIMLRPPTSVSSFLQRLGRSGHIVHGVPKGEIICFYDFDVLESLALYLSAKDGKMEKPFIDDGLDVVAREIVGMVLQNQKMSIEEAFNIIRGTYIYRKLELSRLMDLIQYLVKNNIIKIEESYLKLGQGFFKIWRFNRDARSSWGKDFSEFFSLINNDETFALKHNGITVGEIDAVYVYKHVRANDVIRISGKFWKVLRINTHKNTIDVTPANEGEGEIPIWKGENTSKSSLIVDYIRKIIENFNEYYLTMNEIMDKNSKESIIKIFEEYRKLGLKIPSGDIVLVENKEDEWLYTVLIDERISNTLSHILLYLVTKKYTLNASSRSSIYGFSIKGTPVDLFKDIINMDERKIVKIVLRSILRSPLYIATLKEIQPSFGKISKINTKEDKFLIKEALRQTIKRYFSIKKTLEFIRKVREGKIKMIYTENAGLLREAVFAHAQIRPWLSDLNLTIYQALKGGAYTVNELSEILGISAKSLENKLKQLRRNNNKYKVTSFVDVDSRETRWCLYEDFIDIVKSEEYYSSFSPLNNNEIFAVNLKSGDNQVEILFKPFDLINNPEEILRKIPFNNIEEVKVREAIDTSYQFLQKYYHVGKDSIVYLLLNAVAYLQSLKYS, from the coding sequence ATGCTAGATCATCTTGACCAGCGATTAAGAAAGCTAATAGAGGAAAAAAAATGGATTAAGCTAACTAGAGTACAAGAGATGTCCTATGAACCAATTACTAATGGATACAACACTCTCATCATTGCACCTACTGGTTATGGAAAGACTGAAGCAGCAATGTTTCCGATATTAAATAGAATGTTAAAAGAAGATGTTAAACCTGTTACTGTAATTTATATTACACCATTGAAAGCACTAATCAATGATCTTCTTTATAGAATAGACTGGTGGGCCTCTAGACTAGGTTTTTTAGTAAACAGGAAACATGGAGAAGTTCCTCAAAAGGAAAAGAACTTACGATTAAAGAGAATACCTCACATAATTGTTACTACACCAGAAGGATTAGAAATAGATCTAGACTGGGCTAGTAGGTTTAGGGAGCATTACAAAAACGTTAAATGGGTCATAGTCGACGAGATTCATGAGTTAATAAACTCCAAGCGAGGAACTCAGCTATCAATACTACTTGAAAGATTAAAACACTTCATTGGCTACGACTTTCAACGAATTGGCTTATCAGCTACAGTGAGTGATGAGAACAAAGTAGCGCAATTTCTCTTCGGATCTTCCGAAAGAAAGATGAAGATAATAAGATTAAATGATACGAGGAATTTTGAAATAAAAATAAATAAGATTGACAATAATAATTTCACTTTGTGGAGAAATGCAGCAGAAAAAATAAACCAACTAATAGAAAAGCCTACACTAGTCTTTACAAATTCTAGGTTTTCCACGGAAAGACTTCACGAAGAATTAGAAAAATTAGGAAATAAAGAAATCTACGTGCATCATTCGTCAGTTTCTAGAGACCTTAAGAACTTAGCTGAAGGAGAATTAAGAAATGGCAATGCGAAGGCAGTAGTATGCACTAAAACACTAGAACTGGGAATTCACGTGGGAGATATAAAGAAAGTAATAATGCTTAGACCACCGACTTCAGTATCCTCGTTTCTCCAGAGACTAGGCAGAAGTGGACACATAGTCCATGGAGTTCCTAAGGGAGAAATAATCTGCTTCTACGATTTCGACGTATTAGAGTCCTTAGCATTATACCTTTCAGCAAAAGATGGTAAAATGGAAAAACCTTTCATAGATGATGGATTAGATGTTGTTGCAAGAGAAATAGTTGGCATGGTATTACAAAATCAAAAAATGAGCATAGAAGAGGCTTTTAATATTATTCGAGGAACTTATATTTATAGGAAGCTGGAATTATCAAGATTGATGGATTTAATACAGTATCTAGTAAAAAATAATATAATAAAGATTGAGGAGAGCTACTTGAAACTAGGACAAGGATTCTTTAAGATATGGAGATTTAATAGGGATGCTAGAAGTAGCTGGGGAAAAGACTTCTCAGAATTCTTTTCACTAATTAACAACGACGAAACATTTGCCTTAAAACATAATGGTATAACCGTAGGTGAGATAGACGCAGTTTACGTATATAAACATGTGAGAGCAAATGATGTAATAAGAATAAGTGGAAAGTTCTGGAAAGTATTGCGTATAAATACCCATAAGAATACGATAGATGTTACTCCAGCTAATGAAGGTGAAGGTGAGATACCGATATGGAAAGGAGAAAATACATCTAAATCTTCATTAATAGTAGATTACATTAGAAAAATTATAGAAAATTTCAACGAATATTATCTTACAATGAATGAGATTATGGATAAAAATTCGAAGGAAAGTATAATTAAGATATTTGAAGAGTATAGAAAGTTAGGACTGAAAATACCCTCTGGAGATATAGTACTAGTGGAAAATAAGGAGGATGAATGGCTTTACACTGTACTGATTGACGAGAGAATTTCAAATACTTTATCTCATATATTACTTTATCTAGTAACTAAAAAATATACGTTAAACGCTTCTAGTAGAAGTTCAATATATGGTTTCTCAATAAAGGGGACTCCAGTAGATTTATTCAAAGACATCATAAATATGGATGAGAGGAAAATCGTAAAAATCGTATTAAGATCTATATTGAGATCTCCTCTTTATATAGCTACACTTAAGGAGATCCAACCAAGCTTTGGTAAAATATCAAAAATCAACACAAAAGAAGATAAATTCTTAATAAAAGAAGCGCTAAGACAGACAATAAAAAGATACTTTAGCATAAAGAAAACTCTAGAATTTATCAGAAAAGTTAGGGAAGGCAAAATAAAAATGATATATACTGAAAACGCAGGATTGTTGAGAGAAGCAGTATTCGCTCATGCTCAGATTAGACCTTGGCTTTCTGATCTAAATCTAACTATATATCAAGCACTAAAAGGTGGTGCGTATACGGTTAATGAGCTGTCAGAGATCTTAGGGATCTCAGCTAAAAGTCTTGAAAATAAGTTGAAACAACTTAGAAGAAATAACAATAAATATAAAGTAACATCATTCGTAGATGTAGATAGTAGGGAAACCAGATGGTGCTTGTACGAAGATTTCATTGATATCGTTAAATCTGAAGAATATTA